The proteins below are encoded in one region of Rhizobium sp. 9140:
- a CDS encoding extracellular solute-binding protein, with protein MRQKTSRTTPALTFGTLALIATALLAPCVFTSPVQAQDPQWRHGMSTVGELKYPQGFKQFDYVNAQAPKGGEVRLATMGTFDTFNPVLAKGEMAAGVVGPVSSASGMSVGLVFETLMKPSMDEVLTDYGLLAEAVAFPDDFAWAKFRLRPEATWADGKPVTPEDVIFSFDKAKELDPKAASYYGHITKVEKTGEREVTFSFDEVGNRELPKVAGSLLIVPKHWWEGKDADGQPRDIARTTLEMPMGSGPYKMTSMKAGSNVRYERRDDYWGKNLNVNVGQNNFGAISFTYYADLDVAFEAFRSGNANYRWENSARRWATSYDFPAVKDGRIKLERLENDSRDSGVMVGFILNLRRDAFKDVRVREALNYAFDFEELKRTIFYNEYDRIDSFFFPTELASSGLPEGRELEILTELKDKVPPTVFTKPYTNPVGGDPAKLRDNLRKAIGLLKEAGYELKSNRMIETKTGKPLTFEILLDGTTIERVALPFSQNLRKIGIEARVRTVDSSQYTNRWRSKDFDAIYLGWAQSLNPGNEQTEYWGTTAATREGSQNYSGLADPGVDALIRKVIFAKDRDDLVAATKALDRVLLAKQIVIPTYASRDMRIAYSKDLTHPENLPEYAVGFPAIWWSAAAKAP; from the coding sequence ATGCGGCAGAAGACGAGCAGGACGACACCGGCACTGACCTTTGGCACCCTGGCCCTCATCGCCACCGCCCTCCTCGCTCCTTGCGTCTTTACAAGTCCCGTGCAGGCGCAGGATCCCCAGTGGCGCCACGGCATGTCGACCGTTGGAGAACTGAAATATCCGCAAGGTTTCAAGCAGTTCGACTATGTGAACGCGCAGGCGCCGAAGGGGGGCGAGGTCCGGCTGGCCACCATGGGAACGTTCGACACGTTCAACCCGGTGCTGGCCAAAGGCGAGATGGCCGCAGGCGTGGTCGGTCCCGTTTCCAGCGCCTCCGGCATGTCCGTCGGGCTGGTGTTCGAAACGCTGATGAAGCCCTCCATGGACGAGGTTCTCACGGATTACGGCCTGCTGGCCGAAGCGGTCGCCTTTCCCGATGATTTTGCCTGGGCGAAGTTTCGTCTTCGCCCGGAGGCGACCTGGGCCGATGGCAAGCCGGTGACGCCGGAGGACGTGATCTTCAGCTTCGACAAGGCCAAGGAACTCGATCCCAAGGCGGCATCCTATTACGGCCATATCACCAAGGTGGAGAAGACGGGCGAACGGGAGGTGACCTTCTCCTTCGACGAGGTCGGAAACCGGGAATTGCCGAAGGTGGCCGGCAGCCTCCTCATCGTGCCCAAACACTGGTGGGAAGGAAAGGACGCGGACGGACAGCCGCGCGATATCGCGCGCACGACGCTCGAAATGCCCATGGGCTCCGGTCCTTACAAGATGACGTCCATGAAAGCCGGTTCGAACGTCCGTTACGAACGGCGGGACGACTACTGGGGGAAGAACCTGAACGTCAATGTCGGGCAGAACAACTTCGGAGCGATCAGCTTTACGTATTATGCAGACCTCGACGTCGCGTTCGAGGCCTTCCGGTCGGGCAATGCGAACTACCGGTGGGAGAATTCGGCCAGACGCTGGGCGACCTCCTACGATTTTCCCGCGGTCAAGGACGGCCGGATCAAGCTCGAGCGGCTGGAGAACGACAGCCGGGACAGCGGCGTCATGGTGGGGTTCATTCTCAACCTGCGGCGCGATGCGTTCAAGGATGTCAGGGTGCGGGAGGCTCTGAACTATGCCTTCGATTTCGAGGAGTTGAAGCGGACAATCTTCTACAACGAGTATGATCGCATCGACAGCTTCTTCTTCCCGACCGAACTGGCATCATCTGGGCTTCCGGAGGGGCGTGAGCTGGAGATCCTGACGGAGCTGAAGGACAAGGTTCCGCCGACCGTTTTCACCAAGCCGTACACAAATCCGGTTGGCGGAGATCCGGCAAAGCTGCGGGATAATCTGCGAAAGGCGATCGGCCTGCTGAAGGAAGCGGGCTATGAACTGAAGAGCAACAGGATGATCGAGACAAAGACGGGCAAGCCGCTGACCTTCGAGATCCTGCTCGACGGCACGACGATCGAACGGGTCGCCTTGCCCTTCAGCCAGAACCTGCGGAAGATCGGCATCGAGGCACGCGTTCGCACCGTCGACAGCTCGCAATACACCAATCGCTGGCGATCCAAGGACTTCGACGCCATCTACCTCGGCTGGGCGCAGTCTCTCAATCCGGGCAACGAGCAGACGGAATATTGGGGCACGACGGCCGCGACGCGCGAAGGATCGCAGAATTATTCCGGTCTTGCCGATCCGGGTGTCGATGCGCTGATCCGCAAGGTGATCTTCGCGAAAGATCGCGACGACCTGGTGGCTGCGACGAAAGCGCTCGACCGGGTGCTGCTGGCCAAGCAGATCGTCATTCCGACCTACGCCTCGCGCGACATGCGGATCGCCTATTCCAAGGACCTGACCCATCCCGAAAACCTGCCGGAATATGCCGTCGGCTTTCCAGCGATCTGGTGGTCGGCCGCCGCGAAAGCTCCATGA
- a CDS encoding ABC transporter ATP-binding protein: MKDQKKKHTPVDAETITSVLKRVARENGRAHIKGYLFAIACLALVAASTAFTAWIMEAVVNEAFANKRADMVLIICAAIFVAFVVRGFATYGQAVALSKIGNNIVASYQRRLYSHLMALSVGYFTDARSARISAKISQNVSGIRDVLNMTVTSIARDLLTLIALIGVMLGKDWVLTIIVFLIAPPLLIGLRYVSRRLRNATRESVEINSHVLGAMQETIQGITIVKAFTMEEQLKGKVEAIIQRAENRANRIARLSERTAPMTETFAGFAIASVLGYAAFRSIYDNVPPGAFFSFVTALLMAYDPARRLARLQVSLERAAVNARMIYEVLDTVPHQRDQPDAKSLAVSSATITFNNVHFAYGNGEEILKGVSFVAEGGKTTALVGPSGAGKSTVISLIPRFYDPAVGEILIDGQDIAHITKLSLRNGLAYVSQQPYLFEGSIGDNIRYGRPEATDEEVYEAARLAYAHDFILAQPQGYDTPVGENGVTLSGGQRQRLSIARALVRRAPILLLDEATSSLDTESESAVQKALDHAMDGRTVVVIAHRLSTIVNADKIIVMRDGLVVEEGTHTELAERKDGLYARLHNLQGSQPAATLDDLVDSTETTT; the protein is encoded by the coding sequence TTGAAAGATCAGAAGAAGAAGCACACGCCAGTGGACGCCGAGACGATCACCAGCGTGCTCAAGCGGGTCGCGCGGGAGAACGGGCGGGCACATATCAAGGGCTACCTGTTCGCCATCGCCTGCCTCGCGCTGGTCGCGGCCTCGACGGCGTTCACGGCCTGGATCATGGAAGCCGTCGTCAACGAGGCCTTCGCCAACAAGCGCGCCGACATGGTGCTTATCATCTGCGCCGCCATCTTCGTCGCCTTCGTCGTGCGCGGCTTTGCCACCTACGGGCAGGCTGTCGCCCTGTCGAAGATCGGCAACAACATCGTCGCCAGCTATCAGCGTCGGCTGTATTCGCACCTGATGGCGCTCAGCGTCGGCTATTTCACCGATGCCCGCTCCGCCCGCATCTCCGCCAAGATCAGCCAGAACGTGTCCGGCATCCGCGACGTGCTCAACATGACGGTCACCTCGATCGCGCGCGATCTGCTGACGCTGATCGCGCTGATCGGCGTCATGCTCGGCAAGGACTGGGTGCTGACGATCATCGTCTTCCTCATCGCGCCGCCGCTGCTGATCGGCCTTCGCTACGTGTCGCGCCGCCTGCGCAACGCGACGCGCGAATCGGTCGAGATCAACAGCCATGTTCTCGGCGCCATGCAGGAGACGATCCAGGGCATCACGATCGTCAAGGCCTTCACCATGGAGGAGCAGCTGAAGGGGAAGGTCGAGGCGATCATCCAGCGTGCGGAGAACCGCGCGAACCGGATTGCCCGCCTCTCCGAGCGCACCGCGCCGATGACGGAAACCTTTGCGGGCTTCGCCATCGCCAGCGTTCTCGGCTATGCCGCCTTCCGCTCGATCTACGACAACGTGCCGCCCGGCGCCTTCTTCTCCTTCGTCACCGCTCTGCTGATGGCCTATGATCCAGCGCGTCGCCTCGCGCGGCTGCAGGTGTCGCTGGAGCGCGCCGCCGTCAATGCGCGGATGATCTACGAGGTGCTCGACACGGTGCCGCACCAGCGCGACCAGCCGGATGCGAAGTCGCTCGCGGTGTCCTCGGCGACGATCACGTTCAACAATGTGCACTTCGCCTATGGCAATGGCGAGGAGATCCTCAAGGGCGTCAGCTTCGTTGCCGAAGGCGGCAAGACCACGGCGCTGGTCGGCCCCTCCGGCGCCGGCAAATCGACCGTCATCAGCCTCATTCCGCGCTTCTACGATCCCGCCGTCGGCGAGATCCTCATCGACGGGCAGGACATCGCCCACATCACGAAGCTGTCGCTGCGCAACGGGCTGGCCTATGTCTCGCAGCAGCCCTACCTGTTCGAAGGCTCGATCGGCGACAACATTCGCTACGGCCGGCCGGAGGCGACCGACGAAGAGGTCTACGAGGCCGCGCGGCTCGCCTATGCGCACGACTTCATTCTCGCCCAGCCGCAGGGCTACGATACACCGGTCGGCGAAAACGGCGTGACCCTCTCCGGCGGTCAGCGCCAGCGGCTCTCGATCGCCCGCGCGCTCGTGCGGCGCGCGCCGATCCTGCTTCTCGACGAAGCCACGTCCTCGCTCGATACCGAATCGGAATCCGCCGTTCAGAAGGCGCTCGACCACGCCATGGACGGCCGTACCGTCGTGGTCATCGCGCACCGGCTCTCCACCATCGTCAATGCCGACAAGATCATCGTCATGCGCGATGGGCTCGTGGTCGAGGAAGGCACGCATACGGAGCTTGCGGAACGCAAGGACGGGCTTTACGCTCGCCTTCACAATCTCCAGGGCAGCCAGCCGGCCGCCACTCTTGACGATCTGGTCGACAGCACGGAAACGACGACATGA
- a CDS encoding methylglyoxal synthase, whose product MTARKCMALIAHDLKKQDMAEFAKAHQSVLAEWRIVATGTTGGRVQEACPGLDVTRLKSGPLGGDQQIGALIATGDVDLLIFFIDPLTALPHDVDVKALTRLATVYDIPMALNRATAERLVDFRPL is encoded by the coding sequence ATGACGGCTCGCAAATGCATGGCGCTGATCGCGCATGACCTGAAGAAGCAGGACATGGCGGAATTCGCCAAGGCGCACCAGAGCGTGCTGGCGGAATGGCGGATCGTCGCCACCGGCACCACGGGCGGTCGCGTGCAGGAGGCCTGCCCCGGCCTCGACGTGACGCGGCTGAAAAGCGGGCCGCTCGGCGGCGACCAGCAGATCGGCGCGCTGATCGCGACCGGCGACGTCGATCTCCTCATCTTCTTCATCGATCCGCTGACGGCGCTGCCGCACGATGTCGATGTGAAGGCCCTGACACGACTGGCGACCGTCTACGACATCCCCATGGCGCTCAACCGCGCGACGGCCGAGCGCCTGGTGGATTTCCGGCCGCTCTGA
- the mepA gene encoding penicillin-insensitive murein endopeptidase, translating into MTSSLTGSSAGASVSTGWATRAFIAAALVLPLGLQPAVSAEPQPAKQLFGGMTLPSQTAPASFGSYAKGCLSGAVALPADGPTWQAMRLSRNRRWGNPHMIAFLERFSRDAAEIGWGSGILLGDISQPRGGPMLTGHASHQIGLDADIWFQPKPARAMSVSERESKPFVSMLDKTKFLTVNPQRWTPTHARLIMRAAAEPEVDRVFVNPAIKKKLCDTWTGDRTSMGKIRPIYGHDEHFHIRIKCPADSPGCKPQAAVAPGDGCDKSLAWWFTQEPWAKPKPNPNAKPVKPRFVMLSDLPQACSGVLAAPSSSEAASTFGGPVPVSAPVSAPVSASVPAAPDAIMPPAAIADPSVPVPTRRPAADSAQ; encoded by the coding sequence ATGACATCTTCTCTCACAGGATCTTCCGCCGGCGCCAGCGTCTCGACAGGATGGGCGACCCGAGCTTTCATCGCGGCGGCTCTCGTCCTGCCGCTCGGCCTCCAGCCCGCCGTGTCGGCAGAGCCGCAGCCGGCCAAGCAGCTGTTCGGCGGCATGACGCTTCCCAGCCAGACGGCGCCCGCCTCCTTCGGCTCCTACGCCAAGGGATGCCTGTCGGGCGCGGTCGCGCTGCCGGCCGACGGGCCGACCTGGCAGGCCATGCGCCTCTCGCGCAACCGGCGCTGGGGCAATCCGCACATGATCGCGTTTCTGGAGCGCTTCTCGCGCGATGCGGCCGAGATCGGCTGGGGTTCGGGCATCCTGCTCGGCGATATCTCGCAGCCGCGCGGCGGGCCGATGCTGACCGGCCATGCCTCCCACCAGATCGGGCTCGATGCGGACATCTGGTTCCAGCCCAAGCCCGCGCGGGCGATGAGCGTTTCGGAACGCGAGAGCAAGCCCTTCGTGTCCATGCTGGACAAGACCAAATTCCTCACCGTCAACCCGCAGCGCTGGACGCCCACCCATGCGCGGCTCATCATGCGGGCGGCGGCCGAGCCGGAGGTCGACCGGGTGTTCGTCAACCCGGCGATCAAGAAGAAGCTGTGCGACACCTGGACCGGCGACCGGACGTCGATGGGCAAGATCCGGCCGATCTACGGTCACGACGAGCATTTTCATATCCGCATCAAGTGCCCGGCCGATTCGCCCGGCTGCAAGCCGCAGGCGGCCGTGGCGCCCGGTGATGGCTGCGACAAATCGCTCGCCTGGTGGTTCACGCAGGAGCCCTGGGCAAAGCCGAAGCCGAACCCCAATGCCAAGCCGGTCAAGCCGCGCTTCGTCATGCTGTCCGACCTGCCGCAGGCGTGCAGCGGCGTTCTGGCGGCGCCATCCTCGTCGGAAGCGGCGTCCACCTTCGGCGGCCCGGTACCGGTCTCTGCGCCGGTCTCTGCGCCAGTCTCGGCCTCCGTTCCCGCCGCACCCGACGCGATCATGCCTCCGGCGGCGATTGCCGATCCCTCTGTTCCCGTTCCCACACGCCGGCCGGCTGCGGACTCCGCGCAGTGA
- a CDS encoding microcin C ABC transporter permease YejB, protein MGGYILRRLFLMIPTIIGIMAISFAVVQFAPGGPVEQVIADLTGPNQGGDRLSGGGGDLAGASGGDQSGGSYRGAQGLDPDFIAKLEKQFGFDKPPLERFLTMMWNYARFDFGESFFRNTSVIDLILDKMPVSISLGLWILILSYAISIPLGIRKAVSDGSRFDVWTSGIVIVGYAVPGFLFGILLIVLFAGGSFFDWFPLRGLVSDNFSQLNWWQKILDYLWHMTLPLITLLLSAFATTTLLTKNSFIDEIRKQYVVTARAKGLAERQVLYRHVFRNAMLIIIAGFPAAFISAFFTGSLLTEYIFSLDGLGRLGYDAVVKRDYPIVFGTLFIFSLMGLVVSLLSDLIYTWVDPRIDFERRDV, encoded by the coding sequence ATGGGCGGCTATATTCTCCGCCGCCTCTTCCTGATGATCCCGACGATCATCGGCATCATGGCCATCTCCTTTGCCGTCGTCCAGTTCGCGCCCGGGGGTCCGGTCGAGCAGGTCATCGCCGACCTCACCGGGCCGAACCAGGGCGGTGACCGCCTGTCGGGAGGCGGCGGCGATCTTGCGGGCGCCTCCGGCGGCGACCAGAGCGGCGGGAGCTATCGCGGCGCGCAGGGGCTCGATCCCGACTTCATCGCCAAGCTCGAAAAGCAGTTCGGCTTCGACAAGCCGCCGCTGGAGCGCTTCCTGACGATGATGTGGAACTATGCCCGCTTCGACTTCGGCGAGAGCTTCTTCCGCAACACATCGGTCATCGACCTCATCCTCGACAAGATGCCGGTGTCGATCTCGCTCGGCCTGTGGATCCTGATCCTCTCCTACGCGATCTCCATTCCGCTCGGCATCAGGAAGGCCGTATCGGACGGCTCGCGCTTCGACGTCTGGACGTCGGGCATCGTCATCGTCGGCTATGCCGTGCCGGGCTTCCTGTTCGGCATCCTGCTGATCGTGCTCTTTGCCGGCGGCTCCTTTTTCGACTGGTTTCCGCTGCGCGGCCTCGTCTCGGACAATTTCAGCCAGCTCAACTGGTGGCAGAAGATCCTCGATTATCTCTGGCACATGACGCTGCCGCTGATCACCCTGCTGCTGTCGGCCTTCGCCACCACGACGCTGCTCACCAAAAACTCCTTCATCGACGAGATCCGCAAGCAATATGTCGTCACCGCCCGTGCCAAGGGGCTGGCGGAGCGGCAGGTGCTCTATCGCCACGTCTTTCGCAATGCCATGCTGATCATCATCGCCGGCTTCCCCGCCGCCTTCATCTCCGCCTTCTTCACGGGCTCGCTTTTGACCGAATACATCTTCTCGCTCGATGGCCTCGGCCGTCTCGGCTACGACGCCGTCGTCAAGCGGGATTACCCGATCGTCTTCGGCACGCTCTTCATCTTCTCGCTGATGGGGCTCGTCGTCAGCCTGCTGTCGGATCTCATCTACACCTGGGTCGATCCGCGCATCGACTTCGAGCGGAGGGACGTCTGA
- a CDS encoding glucokinase: MSASAETVPGLAFPILIGDIGGTNARFALLNDETSEPVVFPVVPTGGYPSIQAALETSILPQAALRPRSAIIAVAAPVKGDEIPLTNAGWVITPADMIATLGLSDVLVLNDFEAQALAVAAIAKSDCAQIGTGEPLESASCAVLGPGTGLGVAGLLHTHSTYFPVPGEGGHVDIGPRTPRDTAIWPHLETIEGRISAEQLLCGRGIVNIYQAVCRTDGLTPELTDPADVTSAALADTDRACVETLSLFARYLGRVAGDMALIFMARGGVYLAGGISQKILPALQQPEFRAAFEDKAPHSALMRSIPTYVVTHPFAALAGLAAFAQTPARFGVATTGRHWKA; this comes from the coding sequence ATGTCCGCGTCTGCAGAAACGGTTCCCGGTCTCGCCTTTCCCATCCTGATCGGCGATATCGGCGGCACCAATGCCCGTTTTGCGCTGCTGAACGACGAGACCTCGGAGCCGGTGGTGTTTCCCGTGGTGCCGACCGGGGGCTATCCGAGCATTCAGGCCGCGCTCGAAACCAGCATTCTCCCGCAAGCCGCCCTCCGCCCGCGCTCGGCCATCATCGCGGTCGCCGCCCCGGTCAAGGGTGACGAGATCCCGCTGACCAATGCCGGCTGGGTCATCACGCCGGCCGATATGATCGCGACGCTCGGTCTGTCGGACGTTCTCGTTCTCAACGATTTCGAGGCGCAGGCGCTGGCGGTGGCCGCCATCGCCAAGAGCGACTGCGCGCAGATCGGTACCGGCGAGCCGCTGGAAAGCGCCTCCTGCGCCGTTCTCGGGCCGGGCACGGGCCTTGGCGTTGCCGGTCTTCTGCATACGCATTCCACCTATTTTCCGGTGCCCGGCGAAGGCGGCCATGTGGATATCGGCCCGCGCACGCCGCGCGATACGGCGATCTGGCCGCATCTGGAGACGATCGAGGGCCGGATTTCGGCCGAGCAGCTGCTCTGCGGCCGCGGCATCGTCAATATCTACCAGGCGGTCTGCCGCACGGACGGGCTCACGCCCGAGCTGACCGACCCGGCCGACGTGACGTCGGCAGCCCTTGCCGACACCGACAGGGCCTGCGTCGAGACGCTGTCGCTCTTTGCCCGCTATCTCGGCCGCGTGGCGGGCGACATGGCGCTGATCTTCATGGCCCGGGGCGGCGTCTATCTCGCCGGCGGCATTTCCCAGAAGATCCTGCCCGCCTTGCAGCAGCCGGAATTCCGGGCGGCCTTCGAGGACAAGGCGCCGCATTCGGCGCTGATGCGCTCGATCCCGACCTATGTGGTCACCCATCCCTTCGCAGCCCTTGCCGGCCTTGCGGCCTTTGCGCAGACCCCGGCCCGCTTCGGCGTGGCCACCACCGGGCGTCACTGGAAGGCCTGA
- the dapB gene encoding 4-hydroxy-tetrahydrodipicolinate reductase, with the protein MSDTDMKLVVVGAAGRMGQTLIRTIHAMPGVTLSAAVERSGSAFIGRDAGEIAGLGPTGILVTDDPLRAFVEAEGVLDFTAPAASVEFSGLAAQARIVHVIGTTGCSAADEARFEAAARHARVVKSGNMSLGVNLLGVLVQQAARALPAAGWDLEILEMHHKHKVDAPSGTALLLGEAAARGRGIDLQSRSVRVRDGHTGARPEGTIGFATLRGGSVIGEHSVILAGEGESVTLSHSATDRSIFARGAVTAALWARSQKPGYYTMLDVLGLTA; encoded by the coding sequence ATGAGCGATACGGACATGAAACTCGTCGTCGTGGGCGCGGCGGGCCGCATGGGCCAGACGCTGATCCGCACGATCCACGCCATGCCGGGCGTCACCCTGTCGGCCGCCGTGGAGCGTTCGGGCTCGGCCTTCATCGGGCGGGATGCCGGCGAAATCGCGGGCCTCGGCCCCACCGGCATCCTCGTCACGGACGATCCGCTGCGCGCCTTCGTCGAGGCTGAAGGCGTCCTCGATTTCACGGCACCGGCTGCCAGCGTCGAATTTTCCGGGCTCGCCGCACAGGCCCGCATCGTCCACGTCATCGGTACGACGGGATGCTCGGCCGCCGACGAAGCGCGTTTCGAGGCGGCTGCCCGCCATGCGCGCGTGGTCAAATCCGGCAATATGAGTCTCGGCGTCAATCTGCTGGGCGTTCTCGTGCAGCAGGCCGCCCGGGCGCTTCCCGCCGCCGGATGGGATCTCGAAATTCTGGAAATGCACCACAAGCACAAGGTGGACGCACCGTCCGGTACGGCGCTGCTTCTCGGCGAAGCGGCCGCGCGTGGTCGCGGCATCGACCTTCAAAGCCGGTCCGTGCGCGTGCGCGACGGCCATACCGGGGCGCGTCCCGAAGGCACGATCGGCTTTGCGACACTGCGCGGCGGCTCGGTCATCGGCGAACACTCGGTCATCCTCGCCGGCGAGGGCGAGAGCGTGACGCTGTCCCATTCGGCCACCGACCGGTCGATCTTCGCACGCGGCGCCGTGACGGCAGCCCTCTGGGCGCGGTCGCAGAAGCCCGGTTACTACACCATGCTGGACGTGCTGGGGCTCACCGCCTGA
- a CDS encoding ABC transporter permease, which produces MTDIAANPDIATVARPGRLSPVARRRWENFKANRRGYWSFWIFLALFGFSLCAEFIANDRPILVSYKGELLVPVLVNYPEETFGGFLAETDYASDFIREEIEANGWMVWPPIRYSYRSANSNIPHSAPTAPFWTMSAAERCSGYPQGEADRGCTLGNFNWLGTDDQARDVAARTIYGFRISVLFGLALTIASAIVGVTAGAIQGYFGGWTDLLMQRFIEIWSSMPVLYILLIIAAILPPGFFVLLGIMLLFSWVGFVGVVRAEFLRARNFEYVRAAQALGVGNATIMWRHLLPNAMVATLTFLPFILSGSITTLTSLDFLGFGMPPGSPSLGELIAQGKSNLQAPWLGLTAFLVMSVMLSLLIFIGEAARDAFDPRKTFG; this is translated from the coding sequence ATGACGGATATCGCCGCGAACCCTGATATCGCGACCGTTGCCAGACCCGGCCGGCTGTCGCCCGTCGCAAGGCGGCGCTGGGAGAACTTCAAAGCCAACCGGCGCGGCTACTGGTCGTTCTGGATCTTCCTCGCGCTCTTCGGCTTCAGCCTCTGCGCCGAGTTCATCGCCAATGACCGCCCGATCCTCGTTTCCTACAAGGGCGAACTGCTCGTGCCCGTGCTGGTCAACTATCCCGAGGAAACGTTCGGCGGTTTTCTGGCCGAGACCGATTATGCCTCCGACTTCATCCGAGAGGAGATCGAGGCGAATGGCTGGATGGTCTGGCCGCCGATCCGCTATTCCTACCGCAGCGCCAATTCCAATATCCCGCACTCCGCGCCCACAGCGCCCTTCTGGACGATGAGCGCGGCCGAGCGCTGCTCCGGCTATCCCCAGGGGGAGGCGGATCGCGGCTGCACGCTCGGCAATTTCAACTGGCTCGGCACCGACGATCAGGCGCGCGACGTCGCCGCCCGCACGATCTATGGTTTTCGCATCTCGGTGCTCTTCGGCCTCGCGCTCACCATCGCGTCGGCCATCGTCGGCGTTACCGCCGGCGCGATCCAGGGCTATTTCGGCGGATGGACCGACCTGTTGATGCAGCGCTTCATCGAGATCTGGTCGTCCATGCCGGTGCTCTACATCCTCCTGATCATCGCGGCGATCCTGCCGCCGGGCTTCTTCGTGCTGCTCGGCATCATGCTGCTCTTCTCCTGGGTCGGCTTCGTCGGGGTCGTTCGGGCCGAGTTCCTGCGGGCGCGCAATTTCGAATATGTCCGCGCCGCCCAGGCGCTCGGCGTCGGCAACGCCACGATCATGTGGCGGCATCTCCTGCCCAACGCGATGGTGGCCACGCTCACCTTCCTGCCCTTCATCCTCTCGGGCTCCATCACCACGCTCACCTCGCTCGACTTCCTCGGCTTCGGCATGCCCCCCGGCTCGCCCTCGCTCGGCGAACTGATCGCGCAGGGCAAGTCCAACCTCCAGGCCCCCTGGCTCGGCCTCACCGCCTTTCTGGTGATGTCGGTCATGCTGTCGCTGCTGATCTTCATTGGCGAGGCCGCGCGCGACGCATTCGATCCGCGCAAGACGTTTGGGTGA
- a CDS encoding 2,3-bisphosphoglycerate-dependent phosphoglycerate mutase, whose protein sequence is MSGTLVLVRHGQSEWNLKNLFTGWKDPDLTPLGIEEAETGGKALAATGLKYDIAFTSDLTRAQKTLKIILDAVGQPELETIRDQALNERDYGDLSGLNKDDARAKWGEEQVHIWRRSYDVPPPGGESLRDTGARVWPYYLTEILPRVLKGQTVLVAAHGNSLRALVMVLDRLTKEEILKLNLATGVPMVYTLNADSTVASKEVLGDMSGAH, encoded by the coding sequence ATGAGCGGCACGCTTGTCCTGGTGCGTCACGGCCAGAGCGAATGGAACCTGAAGAACCTCTTCACCGGCTGGAAGGACCCCGACCTGACCCCGCTCGGTATCGAGGAAGCCGAAACCGGCGGCAAGGCGCTCGCGGCCACCGGCCTCAAATACGACATCGCCTTCACCTCCGACCTGACGCGCGCGCAGAAGACGCTGAAGATCATTCTCGACGCCGTCGGTCAGCCAGAACTTGAGACGATCCGCGATCAGGCGCTCAACGAGCGCGACTATGGCGACCTCTCCGGCCTCAACAAGGACGACGCGCGCGCCAAGTGGGGCGAGGAACAGGTGCACATCTGGCGCCGCTCCTACGACGTTCCTCCTCCGGGCGGCGAAAGCCTGCGCGACACCGGCGCCCGCGTCTGGCCCTATTACCTCACCGAAATCCTGCCGCGCGTGCTGAAGGGCCAGACGGTTCTCGTCGCCGCGCACGGCAATTCGCTGCGCGCGCTGGTGATGGTGCTCGACCGGCTGACCAAGGAAGAGATCCTGAAGCTCAACCTCGCAACCGGCGTTCCCATGGTCTACACGCTCAATGCCGATTCGACCGTCGCGTCGAAAGAGGTTCTGGGCGACATGTCCGGCGCGCACTGA